A genomic segment from Ignavibacteriales bacterium encodes:
- a CDS encoding CHAT domain-containing protein, with amino-acid sequence MNYRINLFAALLFVIIQGNLIAQNDIMNPKSNYTLSDTTKALEYYTDGRGLLYKAKYDSSIILLKKAIEIYKSILEQNDEHKFWVKYIQAKNYIGYNLCFLGKYDESIKYLSEALTLCVDKLGENNLTAAQIYQSSGIYYDYTEDLNKSLEMFQKALELRINLLGENHSDVADTYNSIGIIHSKRSNKEKALEYFLKSLKIKKNIYGDEHSSTAASYNNIGINHFDRGDYGKALEFYQRSLNIRLKVFGEKHHLTASSYNNIGNCYQNMTEYDRAEENHLKSLEIRKSVLGEKHDLVATSYNNLGLVYWKKKELKKALDYFTLALDLRLEIFKQNHPSIAQSYMNIGLIYNDNKDFDKAIEQYHKSLMVWKNLGESKRTDISKVYQNISDTYFNKSEYDSALIAIQKSIIESVLNFNDDNVDVNPHLNFVQSEVQLLNSLKIKSKILLAIAEYKNQGKEKETETLKKSLAVMSLADSLIDKMIQGFKNENSKYFLGENSSSIYEQAVETSLRLYNLTGNIIYKEKAFYFIEKSKAAVLQQGILESKAKQFANISTEILEKEKKINEDLLFYDSQLQLELQKKSKRDSLKVYDYQNKVFELKNQHEKLIGEIEYSYPVYYNLKYQSRIQTTSDIQKLLFDDSVILDYFVGDKSIYIARIGNDDFEISAIDKPEDFNNRIKTFYSSIIKADNTNYINSSNQLSELLIKPIESLIINKKELIIIPHDVLFKLPFEALFTRPQKTSTKNFSELEYLIKKYDVSYHYSANLYADKFDDSKNKHAENEFSKNFIGFAPVFPKNDLIGYTISSGNQTELLALSEEVVRSLSIDGKTFDELKYSEWEISSIIDLFAAKKPEQINTAYFYSDAKEDSFKLNVKDYKIVHIASHSFMNEERPDISGVIFAQPIDSNYTDDGILYASETYNLDLNADLVVLSSCESGLGKLFKGEGMIALTRGLLYSGTSNIIFSLWKISDKHTSELMVEFYRQMTSGKSYSVSLRAAKLKLIKNQVTARPRSWAGFLLIGAN; translated from the coding sequence ATGAATTATAGGATAAATTTATTTGCAGCTTTACTCTTTGTAATAATTCAGGGCAATCTTATTGCTCAAAACGATATTATGAATCCTAAATCCAACTACACATTATCTGACACAACAAAAGCATTAGAATACTATACTGATGGAAGAGGATTATTATATAAAGCAAAGTATGATAGTTCAATTATTCTATTAAAAAAAGCGATTGAAATTTATAAAAGTATATTAGAACAAAATGACGAACATAAATTTTGGGTAAAATATATTCAGGCAAAAAATTATATTGGATACAACCTTTGCTTTCTCGGCAAATATGATGAATCAATTAAATATTTATCAGAAGCCCTAACATTATGTGTTGATAAATTAGGCGAGAACAACTTAACAGCGGCACAAATTTATCAATCAAGCGGAATTTATTACGACTATACGGAAGATCTAAACAAATCCCTGGAGATGTTTCAAAAAGCATTAGAGTTAAGGATAAATCTTCTTGGTGAAAACCACTCAGATGTTGCGGATACATATAATAGTATAGGCATTATCCACTCGAAAAGATCCAACAAAGAAAAAGCACTGGAGTATTTTTTAAAATCACTCAAGATTAAAAAAAATATTTATGGTGATGAACATTCTTCAACTGCCGCTTCTTACAATAATATTGGCATCAATCACTTTGATAGAGGTGATTATGGGAAAGCACTTGAGTTTTATCAAAGATCTTTAAATATAAGATTAAAGGTTTTTGGAGAGAAGCATCATCTAACTGCTTCAAGTTATAACAATATTGGTAATTGTTATCAGAATATGACTGAATATGATAGGGCTGAAGAAAACCATTTAAAATCTCTTGAAATAAGAAAGAGTGTGCTTGGAGAAAAGCATGATCTTGTTGCTACAAGTTATAATAATCTTGGTTTGGTTTATTGGAAGAAGAAAGAACTTAAAAAAGCATTGGACTATTTTACTTTGGCGCTTGATCTAAGATTGGAAATATTTAAACAAAATCATCCTTCTATAGCTCAAAGCTATATGAACATCGGTTTAATATATAACGACAATAAAGATTTTGACAAAGCGATTGAACAATACCATAAATCTTTAATGGTATGGAAGAATCTTGGCGAATCTAAGCGAACAGACATTTCAAAAGTTTATCAAAACATTTCTGATACTTACTTTAATAAATCGGAATATGATTCCGCATTAATTGCAATTCAAAAATCTATTATTGAGTCTGTTCTGAATTTTAATGACGATAATGTTGATGTTAATCCACATTTAAATTTTGTGCAATCCGAAGTTCAATTACTTAATTCTCTTAAGATAAAATCAAAAATTCTGCTGGCAATAGCGGAGTATAAAAATCAAGGCAAGGAAAAAGAAACGGAAACATTAAAAAAATCACTTGCAGTGATGAGTTTAGCTGACAGCTTGATCGATAAAATGATTCAGGGTTTTAAGAATGAAAACTCAAAATATTTTCTGGGTGAAAACTCTTCATCTATTTACGAACAGGCTGTTGAAACTTCATTAAGGCTTTATAATCTGACTGGAAATATTATCTATAAAGAAAAAGCTTTTTATTTTATTGAAAAAAGCAAAGCGGCTGTTTTGCAGCAAGGGATTCTTGAATCAAAAGCTAAGCAGTTTGCAAATATCTCTACTGAAATTTTAGAAAAAGAAAAAAAGATTAATGAAGATTTGTTGTTTTATGATTCTCAACTGCAATTAGAACTGCAAAAGAAAAGTAAGCGGGACAGCTTAAAAGTATATGACTATCAAAACAAAGTGTTTGAACTTAAAAATCAACACGAAAAATTAATTGGCGAAATAGAATACAGTTACCCCGTTTATTACAACCTTAAATATCAATCAAGAATTCAAACAACGTCTGATATTCAAAAACTTTTGTTTGATGATTCTGTGATTCTGGATTATTTTGTTGGCGATAAGTCAATTTATATAGCTCGAATAGGAAACGATGACTTTGAAATATCCGCAATTGATAAGCCGGAGGATTTTAATAACAGGATAAAAACTTTTTATTCGTCTATTATCAAAGCAGATAACACTAATTATATAAATAGCTCAAATCAACTTTCGGAATTACTCATAAAGCCGATTGAATCCTTGATAATCAATAAGAAAGAATTAATAATTATTCCGCATGATGTTTTATTTAAACTTCCGTTTGAAGCTTTGTTTACAAGACCGCAAAAAACCTCAACAAAAAATTTTAGTGAACTGGAATACTTAATTAAAAAATATGATGTGTCGTATCATTACTCCGCTAATCTCTATGCCGATAAGTTTGATGATAGCAAAAACAAGCATGCAGAAAATGAGTTTAGTAAAAACTTTATCGGCTTTGCCCCGGTGTTTCCTAAAAACGATTTAATTGGTTATACAATCTCGAGTGGTAATCAAACTGAACTTTTGGCACTTTCAGAAGAAGTTGTTCGATCATTATCGATTGACGGAAAAACGTTTGATGAATTAAAATACAGTGAGTGGGAGATAAGTTCTATTATAGATCTTTTTGCTGCTAAGAAGCCGGAACAGATTAATACCGCATACTTCTATTCGGATGCGAAAGAGGATTCTTTCAAATTAAACGTTAAGGATTATAAAATTGTTCATATTGCTTCTCACAGTTTTATGAATGAAGAGCGGCCGGATATTTCGGGAGTAATATTTGCTCAGCCAATCGATTCAAATTATACCGATGATGGAATTTTATACGCAAGCGAAACATATAATTTAGATTTAAATGCAGATCTTGTTGTTTTGAGTAGCTGCGAAAGCGGCTTGGGAAAATTATTTAAAGGCGAAGGAATGATTGCGCTTACTCGTGGGCTATTGTACTCCGGAACGTCCAATATAATTTTTTCTTTGTGGAAAATTTCTGATAAGCATACTAGCGAATTAATGGTTGAGTTTTACAGGCAAATGACTTCGGGGAAATCCTATTCGGTATCATTGAGAGCCGCAAAACTTAAGTTGATTAAAAATCAGGTTACAGCAAGACCAAGATCGTGGGCGGGATTTTTATTAATTGGTGCAAACTAA
- a CDS encoding T9SS type A sorting domain-containing protein — MYLNQNEGSGNWKNIGRYLLPAQTTLAIKVIDSGESSSGPVLRADAFKILLFEESTNIVDDNKTPIPTEFALFQNYPNPFNPSTKIGWQSPVSGHQTLKIYDVLGNEVVTLADEYKPAGTYEVNFIAKNISSGIYFYKLQSSNLIETKKMILLK; from the coding sequence ATGTATCTAAATCAAAACGAAGGAAGCGGAAACTGGAAGAACATTGGGAGATATCTTTTGCCTGCGCAAACCACACTTGCTATAAAAGTAATCGATTCGGGTGAAAGCTCATCTGGACCGGTTTTAAGAGCAGATGCTTTTAAAATATTATTGTTTGAAGAGTCAACTAACATTGTAGATGATAACAAAACACCTATACCAACAGAGTTTGCACTGTTTCAGAATTATCCAAACCCATTTAATCCAAGCACGAAAATTGGCTGGCAGTCACCAGTAAGTGGTCATCAAACATTAAAAATTTATGATGTTCTTGGAAATGAAGTAGTGACTTTGGCAGATGAATACAAACCCGCAGGAACTTATGAAGTTAATTTTATTGCTAAAAATATTTCAAGCGGGATATATTTTTATAAACTTCAATCAAGCAATCTTATTGAAACTAAGAAGATGATTCTTCTAAAGTAA
- a CDS encoding T9SS type A sorting domain-containing protein: MGQINQAIQEYNDTGFITLTKWDSTNKKVIIPHQVIPIPSDWMQSLKIDHSTYTGDSTIYPSNPDLWEFLKSETDNAHLYYAEPLDSSTLSKLGFTRFPTSVESKKQIPMEFILYQNYPNPFNPGTKIQYAISSTQFVQLKIYDFLGREVTTLVSEEKVAGSYEINFDASQLTSGIYFYRLQAGDFIQTKKMILIK, encoded by the coding sequence ATGGGGCAGATTAATCAGGCTATTCAAGAATATAATGACACAGGATTTATTACTCTTACAAAATGGGATTCAACAAATAAGAAGGTAATTATTCCGCATCAAGTAATTCCAATTCCAAGCGATTGGATGCAATCATTAAAAATTGATCATTCAACTTACACTGGGGATTCAACAATCTATCCATCAAATCCTGATTTATGGGAATTCTTAAAATCCGAGACAGATAATGCACATTTGTATTATGCTGAGCCTTTAGATTCATCAACATTATCTAAACTCGGATTCACAAGATTTCCAACTAGTGTTGAATCAAAAAAACAAATCCCAATGGAATTTATTTTATATCAGAATTATCCAAACCCATTCAACCCGGGGACAAAGATTCAGTATGCAATAAGCAGTACACAATTTGTGCAATTAAAAATTTATGACTTTCTTGGTAGAGAAGTAACAACATTAGTTAGTGAAGAAAAAGTTGCAGGAAGTTATGAAATAAACTTTGATGCATCTCAACTTACAAGCGGAATTTATTTTTACCGATTACAGGCCGGTGATTTTATTCAAACGAAGAAGATGATCCTGATAAAATAA